One window from the genome of Bdellovibrio sp. NC01 encodes:
- the queD gene encoding 6-carboxytetrahydropterin synthase QueD, producing MKFELKQHFQIESARFLPHLPASHPCSRMHGHSFKIVLTLVGDLDPKIGWVIDYNDIQAHMKPLLEQIDHRVLNEVPGLENPTSELLAKWLFDKARPVLPMLTRVTVAETPATECSYPA from the coding sequence ATGAAATTCGAACTGAAACAGCATTTTCAAATTGAATCAGCCCGTTTCCTGCCTCACTTGCCGGCAAGTCACCCTTGCTCTCGTATGCATGGTCACAGTTTTAAGATCGTTTTAACTTTGGTTGGCGATTTGGACCCGAAAATTGGTTGGGTGATTGATTATAACGACATTCAAGCGCACATGAAGCCTTTGCTTGAACAAATTGATCACAGAGTTCTGAATGAAGTGCCCGGACTGGAAAATCCTACGTCCGAGCTTTTGGCGAAATGGCTTTTTGATAAAGCCCGCCCGGTTCTACCGATGCTAACTCGCGTGACTGTCGCCGAAACGCCAGCCACGGAATGCTCGTATCCTGCCTAA
- a CDS encoding 6-carboxytetrahydropterin synthase, whose translation MSTITLHLAKQNFKFSAAHFLIFDEKHAERLHGHNYQVQVDIVAPQSTDDHSEGYFMDFNVFKKFIKAKLDSWDEIVLLPAKHPDMKFNKTDKSLEVTFRDRFYVFPLNEVILLPVTNTSVENLSRLLAEEFFAEFKKYKVPEIKVLVEETQGQGASTVVKA comes from the coding sequence ATGTCCACGATCACCTTGCACCTGGCGAAGCAAAATTTTAAGTTTTCAGCGGCTCATTTTCTGATTTTTGATGAAAAGCATGCCGAACGCCTGCATGGACATAACTACCAAGTTCAAGTCGACATCGTAGCCCCACAAAGTACCGACGACCACTCTGAAGGTTATTTCATGGACTTTAATGTCTTTAAAAAATTCATTAAAGCCAAGCTTGATAGCTGGGATGAAATCGTTCTTTTGCCCGCAAAACATCCCGACATGAAATTCAATAAAACGGACAAATCCCTAGAAGTGACTTTCCGTGATCGTTTTTACGTATTTCCTTTGAATGAAGTGATCTTGTTGCCGGTCACAAATACCAGCGTCGAAAATCTGTCCCGCCTTTTGGCAGAAGAATTCTTTGCGGAATTCAAAAAATACAAAGTGCCAGAAATAAAAGTCTTAGTCGAAGAAACCCAAGGGCAAGGCGCTTCTACCGTTGTAAAAGCGTAG